GATGAATTGGTAAAAAAGAATGGTATAATTAAAACTGGAAATGTTGGAGTAACTTCAGGTGGTAATTTAAAGGCAAAATATGTAATTCATGCTGTTGGACCGGTATGGCATGACGGCAATGAAAATGAAGAAGAATTATTATATAATGCAATATATAATTCGTTAAAAAAAGCCAATGAGTTAAATATAAAATCCATATCATTTCCTGCGATAAGTTCAGGTATTTTTGGATATCCTTTTGATAAAGCCTGCGATGTTTATAAAAAGGCTATTGAAGATTTTTCAAAGGAATTTAACCAACCAAATTTAATCCGTTTTTGCTTTATAGATGCCACAAGGGCTCAACGATTTTCTAAAATATTTTAATATGTATAGTATCTGGAGGTTATAATGGCAACTTTAAAAATTAGACCGGAAAAAAAACCCATAAAAAAGAAAAGAAATACTTTATCCGAACATTTAAAAACAATAAAAGCACAAAAAAGCGATGAAGAAAAAATTCATAAGGAATTAAAAAAACTTTCGTTTTCCTCAAATGCTGGAGTTGGATGGTTGAAAATTGTATTTTCCAGCTTTAATTTTTTAATTTCGTTGTTTTTAATTTCAATAATTCTTTTTATAAATTTTGAAAAAGAATTACTTCAAAGTATGCTTGGAACGCATTTTTCTTTTGAAACAAAAGGGATAATGATTCTGGGTATATTGTTTTTATTATATAGTATAATTGAACAATTTAATGCTATTTATTATTTAAAAGAATCTTTAAAATGGTATAGAATAACCTGTATTTTAAAGTTTATAGTTTCGTTATTGATGATTTTTTCTATTGTTTATTTGATATCGAAAAGCGGAATTCAATGGTTTGGTATATCGTTATTTGGAAATACAACGCTTGGTAAAAATAAGTTATTTTATATTCCGAGTATTGTATATCTTACATATTCAATATATCTTTCTCTTTTATCGTATTATGATTTATTAAAGTAAATAAATAATTAAAAATAAAATGACTATAGGAGGTTGTTGCAATGGTAAAACAGGAATATGATGTTGTAATTATTGGAGGAGTAGCAGCTGGAACAAGTGCCGCTGCAAGTGCAAAAAGAGGTAATAAAGACTTAAAAATTGCTATATTTCAAAAAGAACCATATATTTCATATGGTGGATGTGGATTGCCATATGTAATTAGTGGCGACGTAAAATCTCCAGAAGCAGTAATAGCTTTAACACCAGAAACATTTAAAGAAAAAAAAGGTGCAGATGTATTTGTAAATCATGAAGTATATGAAGTTGATTTTTCAAATAAGATTTTATATGTAAAATCAGGTGATGAAGAAAAAGAGGTTTCATATAAAAAGCTGGTTATTTCAACAGGTGCTTCACCAATAATTCCTGATTTTAAAGCATGGGGAGAAGAAGGAATATTTAAATTAAGAAATCCTGATGATGCAGCTTCAATTTTAAAATTTATAAATGAAAAAAGTCCAGAAACGGCAATTGTTATTGGTGGAGGATTTATAGGTGTTGAAACAGCAGAAGCTTTAAAATCACATGGTATAGAAATTACAATAATTGAAGGAATGGATCATTTATTGGGAAGTATTGAGCCAGAAATTCATGAAGAGTTTAAAACAGCAATTGAATCAAAAGGTGTAAAACTTGTATTTAATACCTTTGCAAAAGATATTATAAAAGAAAACGGTAAATTTAAAGTATTAACCGATGAAAATACATATGAAGCAGATATGGTAATTGTTTCAATTGGAGTTAGACCAAATACGGCATTTTTACAGGGTAAAGGATTGGAAATGGCTAAAAATGGTGCTATTATAGTTAATAACAAAATGGAAACCAATATAAAAGACGTATATAGCGCAGGAGATTGTGCAACTGTAAATCATTTTATAACAAATGAAAATGTATATATTCCACTTGGAACAACAGCTAATAAACAGGGAAGAATTGCAGGTAAAAATATTTCAGGAGGCAATGACTCATTTATAGGTGTTGTTGGTTCATTAATTACTAAATTTGAAGATATTGAGTATGCAAAGACAGGTTTAACACTTAAAGAAGCGCTTGAAAAAGGATTTGATGCTGAAGCAGTTGTTATAAAATCAGGTAGTAAAGCACATTATTATAAAGGTTCAAAGAAAATATTAATGAAATTGGTTTTCGAAAAGAAAACAGGAAGGATTTTAGGCGCTCAATTTGTAGGTGGCGAAATTCATCCAAGATTAAATGCAATAACTTCATTAATATATAATAACGGTACAGTTGATATGTTAAGAAATATGGACTTAGCATATTCACCACCGTTCTCACCAGTTTGGGATATTGATTTAGTTGCAGCTACTCAGGCAATGAAAAAAATATAAAAAATAAAAAAATAATATGGAGGGTACTCCGTGAAAATTTCTGAATATGTTATTTCTAAATTGGGATTTTATCCTTTTGATTTTGATGGTGAAATTGAAGAAGATTCATATTTAATTTTAAAGTTATTTGATCCACTTAGCGAATCAGAAGAAAGATTATATAAGCGTTTCTTTTCAAGACTATCAAAGAAACCTGTTAAAATAAAACTTCTTAATAAGAAGGAACCAGCGTATATATTAGAAAAATGGCTGGACCTAATTGCCGGTAATAGTGAAGAAAATTATTTAAGGTTTATAGTTCCAGATATAGAAAATAATTCCCTTGTATTTAGAGTGGCTAATAAATTTGCATTTGATAGAGTTAGAAAATATAGAAAAAATGTAGAAAATATTGTTTCGAGGACATTGGGGTATTTACCAGAATATGAGTTTATTTACGATGAATCCTTAAACATAGATTATAATGAATTATCTGACGAAAATGATTTTGATTATCACAATAATGAATATAATAATGAGCATATACCTGTAAATACAGTGCCTCAGGCTGTAGTTAATAATGAATTTTCAGATAATATAAAAAATGAAGATAATGAAAAAGACAAAGTGATTATAGGTTCTTATTTTAAGAAGGTATCTGTGCCTATTGATAAATTAAATGAAGTAATGTATCATACATCTAATGTTGTAGTTGAAGGAAAGGTGTTTTTCAAAGAATTTAACGACAGGGCAATTATTGTTACTTTATATATTACTGATAATAGGGATTCAATAACAATCAAATCGTTTAAAAATAATGCTGAAAAAGTAAATAATGAAATATCTGTAGGAGATAGCATAAAGGTTGAAGGTAAGATACAATATGATGAATTTCAGAAAGAATATGTAATAATACCTTTTAATATACTAAAAACAGAAACAAAAGAAAGAATAGATGATTGTGAAGAAAAAAGAGTGGAATTACATGCGCACTCTAAGTTTAGTGCTCTTGATTCGGTTCTTGATGTAGAAGAGTTAGTTTCAACAGCAGCTAAGTGGGGGCATAAAGCTGTTGCGATTACTGATCATGAAGTTGTTCAATCAATACCAACGTTTTATAGCATTGCTAAAAAGAAGGGTATAAAACCAATTTTTGGTTGTGAAATTAATGTTGTAAATAACAAGGTTTCAATTGCATATAATTTAGATAAAGAATATGGATTTGATGCAGATTTTGTTGTATTTGACTTTGAAACTACCGGTTTTGATCCAAATGCAGAAGAAATAATAGAAATTGGTGCTGTAAAGATTGAGAATGGACAAATTACAGATATTTTCCATAAACTTATAAAACCATCAAAACCTGTTCCTTTGAAGATTCAACAAATAACAGGAATAACCAATGAAATGCTGGAAGACGCACCGGATATATCCGATGTTCTCCCAGAATTTATGGATTTTATAGGAGATAGCATTTTAGTTGCTCATAATGCCAATTTTGACTACAGGTTTTTAAGAAGATGGGTAAAAGAAATAATGGATATAGATCTTGTAAAACCGTATATAGACACATTGGCTATGGCGAGAGCTTTGTTAAATCTTAAAGGTGGGCATTCACTTGATAAAGTGGTTAAGTCTTTGGGCCTGGAAAATTTTGAACATCATAGAGCTCATGAAGATGCTAAAATAACAGCCAAGGTATTTTTAAAACTCCTTGAAAAAGCCAGAGGAAGAGGAATAAAAGAAATAAATTCCTTAATGAATCTTGAAAAAATGATTGATTTTAAAAAGTTAAGAAAGCATCATGCTACTGTGTTGGTAAAAAATAGAATAGGTTTGAAAAATTTATATAAATTAGTTTCTAAAGCACATACAGAATATTTTTATAGGGATACCACAGTTTTATTAAGTGAGTTACTTGAAAATAGAGAAGGGCTTTTAATAGGTAGTGGCTGTACAAAAAACCTTATTTATGAAGAATATTCAAGAGGAGCTTCACAGGATGAA
This is a stretch of genomic DNA from Marinitoga piezophila KA3. It encodes these proteins:
- a CDS encoding macro domain-containing protein, with translation MNKVIFEKKINSIQFQIVVGDLTKEDVDAIVNAANSYLSHGGGVAAAIVRAGGYIIQKESDELVKKNGIIKTGNVGVTSGGNLKAKYVIHAVGPVWHDGNENEEELLYNAIYNSLKKANELNIKSISFPAISSGIFGYPFDKACDVYKKAIEDFSKEFNQPNLIRFCFIDATRAQRFSKIF
- a CDS encoding FAD-dependent oxidoreductase; protein product: MVKQEYDVVIIGGVAAGTSAAASAKRGNKDLKIAIFQKEPYISYGGCGLPYVISGDVKSPEAVIALTPETFKEKKGADVFVNHEVYEVDFSNKILYVKSGDEEKEVSYKKLVISTGASPIIPDFKAWGEEGIFKLRNPDDAASILKFINEKSPETAIVIGGGFIGVETAEALKSHGIEITIIEGMDHLLGSIEPEIHEEFKTAIESKGVKLVFNTFAKDIIKENGKFKVLTDENTYEADMVIVSIGVRPNTAFLQGKGLEMAKNGAIIVNNKMETNIKDVYSAGDCATVNHFITNENVYIPLGTTANKQGRIAGKNISGGNDSFIGVVGSLITKFEDIEYAKTGLTLKEALEKGFDAEAVVIKSGSKAHYYKGSKKILMKLVFEKKTGRILGAQFVGGEIHPRLNAITSLIYNNGTVDMLRNMDLAYSPPFSPVWDIDLVAATQAMKKI